Below is a window of Strix uralensis isolate ZFMK-TIS-50842 chromosome 8, bStrUra1, whole genome shotgun sequence DNA.
tCTTACAGTAGGTTTGCTTCCCTATGCAACTTTCACAGCTGTTCTGTCAAGAAATCTAGTTTTAAAATCATCaataacaaaaccacatttttaaaagcaacaaaagaatTCTCAAATTCTGAGATAGCAGCCCAACTCCTTAGTCATTACTCTAGGAACCACTTCTTGCTTGTTTGCAATTGTGTAGTACCCAAAAAACCACTAGCTCACAAGTAAGAGGTAGTAAAACATTCAGTGAATTTACAAACAATTTTatacattgaaaaagaaaaagagccagTACCTTGTGACTAATAAGTGGATCACAATAATGTGAAAGATCAGTGTCCTACAGAATTGTTTGGAAACATGATTTATTACTGCAAAACTTACCTTATCTAATTctaagcatttgttttcttttattcttttgttttcatttaagaCTGTTTCATATTTGGATTTCAATTCTTCTACTGCTCTTTGCAATTTTTGTACCTATGACAACATATATTTTTCATACATTTGCAAGGTGTTTCAttcaaatatagaaaaaataaaatcattagcATGAAGCATAAAGGAAAACTTTTGGTTTCTAAATATAATCTCAATATTTGTCATTATATgaagttatttattttcattatcctACTCACCACAGCAAATATAAAAGGGTAACCAGATAAAGAACACTCTGATaccaatattttgttttcaccaATAGAGAATGAGCTACAGTTGTGCTACAGAAGCAGCTAGCATGACTCACCCTTTCCTCACAGATAACAAACCAATAGATCACCAACAGTTCCCACCTGGAGTCACCACAGCTATAAGCCAGGGAATTTCAGCCCACTTACTTCTTAagactggctgttccctggagcTACACCCCCCCTGTTAAAGCTTGCAACAACTTTAACTGTGGTGATATATTCCACAGACAAGGCACACTGGTTGTACTTAGGTTTTATATCATGTTTTTTCTCTCATCAATGATTTTGAAGAGAGAGAAGACTATCAGCAAAATGGTGTCTATACTATAGCAGAAATATATACAACTTAGAATCAACGATCTAAATCGTCTTCTCTGTAAATAAAGCCAAATACAAAAAAGGAATTGATAAAAAGCTcattttaaatctgatttatATGTTTTGCTGCTATTCTCAATGTAGAGCTACCTATGTAAATAAAAAGACTCTTAGAATAGTTCTTGGATGCTGGTTTACTGTTCTTAGGAATGTGGAAATAAAGATGTGACCAAGGAGAGGTAAAATATCATTGGATATGTCTGCTAAAGACATCAgactcaaattttattttttaaatatagtttacTGGCTTGCCAACTTgctttttagaaaacaaatcatTTTTAAGCAAGCATGTAGTTAGCTCTGTTGGCTTCAATAAGCTTCAACTGGGCTTCACACAATTCAGTAAGGATTACATGTACTAGTAATAGTGTGGAGACTATTCCTGGATATGGTTTGCAATGGCACTCTCTTCTATCATCCTCAATGCTACGACAGTATTACAATGACCATGATAACATTACATCTGTTTTATTACAAACAAAACCTTTATCATTTCCtcaaaactgcttaaaaatttaaaaaccataCTTGAACATTTCAAATATGCTGGTCACCTGATTTTTATACTGTTCGGCAAGGTTTTCCTGCAGCTTTGCCTCTTCTTGCAGATTTAGGAGCTCACTTTCAACAGAAACAGTACTGTTTTCCAATGTAGCAAGGGAAGCCTTGattaaaacatggaaaatataaaaattgtaaGTGTCTTATTAAAATAACACAGTCTACAATATGATATTACTAGCAAATGATCTGCAGGCACTAAAAAAGAATGACACAATTATTTATTCTGTCAAACAAAAATGACAGCCCACAGTTCATTTGTCAGCTcataaaaacatttactttggAGGACAAATACAATACAAAACCTGTAAAccctttaaaaattgaaattaataattgGGCTAAATTCAGTTCTTTAATCTGAAGAAAGTTTcacaaacataaaagaaaatttcTAGTTAAGCAATTTTGTAGCTACTGACAGTAAAATAAATGGCATCTTGGTTAAGTAGACAGATGACTAGCCAACCCTGTTCCTAGCTTTGCCATTTACACTGATAAATTTTTAATGCCTCATTTTCACTTACTGTACAGAAATCGATGGCAAAATTTATTCTACAGGTTTGGGATCTCTAGACAGAAGACCCAAAGGGAATAAATGTGATTACTTTACTAATGTATCAGAAATGCAGAGCCATTCAACAAAGATTTACAATGATCTcacctttaatttttcattttcaaggtaaatcttttcattttcagagttaACAGAATTCAGCTTTCCAAGAATTCCCTCATCTGAGTTTCTTCtccattcctcctttcttttcaggTCTTCCAAAAGGCTTGTGATCTGCCTTTTTAGATAGGCAAGAATGTCTGTATAATATACAATGCTTCCAAAACTCTCACTATGCAAATTAAATTGTACCTTAACACATACTCCTTCATTgttcttatttaataaaaaaaaaaaaaaaaaaaaaagaaagaatgcattCGAGCATCCCAAGAAAGCAGTATCTATTGAAATAAGAAACTATCCAAAGGGGTGGTCCATTGAGTGGTCCTAGGTCAATTATAAACAAATTCATTACCTAGAACACCCAAGCATACTTCCAAGACAACTGTGCATATACATACTGTACCAAATTGAATTATATTGAATTTATAGGGTCTATCAGATAATGTCCTACTAAGAACATTCCATAGCTAGTTTAGGAATGgtattttccattattaaaaGCAGCAAGTTGTGCTATGCCTCTCCATTTGCTTTTCAGGTTAATGAagttaaaacaatgaaatttGTTTCACTGTTTAGTTCATCATACAACACCTAGTCGAACAAGTCTTGTTAGAATGGTACATTTCAAGCAAAGACTTatattttcagatgaaataaaaccagcaaaaaccaGCTGGAAGCAGAATGTGTACTTGAGGGAAGAATCATAGATGCTTCCCTTTTCTTATTCTGCCCTTATATACACTGGGCCAATTGTGGGCTAGGCGGATTTCTGGACTGATGTCATATACCTGCACAcctgttaaattttaaaatatgatgaaaatattttcagaaatgtcagattttctgaaacaaaaacaagagTCAAGTCAATTTCATTTGAGCTGTTACGTATCTGAGCATGAATCAAGTTTTTTGTACAATAAACATTCCGCCTGAGGCCTAGCATAAAGGCACATATCAGTTTCTTTGGCTTGTTTGAATTATAGTCCATACTTCTACTGACAAAAAAGGTAAAAGGATATTTGCCACAGTCTGCCAAAGAAAATGGCATCTGCTTCATTAAGATTTGACTGCATAGTTTGAATGAGGTTGGACaattttgtgttgcttttccttACAATAAACTGTTCAAACGCACATCTGAGAGGAACCCTTCTCTATCCTCTAGTGGGGTGAGACATTAGtggaactgaaataattttgctatCGTTAGTCTGAAGTAGAAACTAGAAGCCTAAGAACCTTCTTCTATACTGCAGTAGACACAAGGGTTAGCACTCAAGCTGTTGAATCAGTTACTAAATAAGTGGTTCTGAGGAAGCAGGATAGTAGCTGCTAGTAAGTTCAGGCTAATCGGAAGTATTCATATGCTCCTTACTTGTATGGGGGAAtgaaatttttcaaaaacttgTGAAATGCAGCAGAGAGAAGGCCAAAAATCTTAAATTTGTTCTAGTTTCCAACttgtaaattctgcccagaattttaaaatatgaatatataaacTTGTATACATTATCAACACTGAGTACTACACTACTAACTATGAACAATGTGtgactaaagaaacaaaaaatagatCAACAGTTTAACTTACTTCCTGAGATCTTCTGTTTCAATTTGTAACGTTGTCTTTCCTCCAACCATTCTATCATGCTGGCTTTTACAGATGTCAGAAGCTGACAGTATCTCAGACAGTTTGACTTCCTAGAGAATATAGGAATTACAAATTATGTAACAAAAGAATGCCACTGAAGAATGCCATCTAGTTATACAAACTTTTCTAAACCAAGAGGTATTTAAAATAAGATGGCTTTATTGGATCTCCCTAGTACAAAGCAATGTAATTTTTGtctaaattcaaaagaaaataaacaaaattacattcaaaaaaattaaagtctAAGTACAGATGTACTTTCAAGGCAGAGAAGCAGTTAAACACTGGCACTGTATATCAACTGTAGAATACAACAATATTGCAAAATTTAAGATGCAAATCTTTTCTTAGAACAAAAATATGTCTCCAATACATCTCTACTACATATAAATTACATaaatcaatacaaaaataaaattatgccaaaacattttaagaataaaaaataatagctaGGTAAGAAATGCAAAGTTAGGTGAAATCCCTTGAAGAAGTATGGATAATTAATCAACACATGTATCTTGAAAGTACACCAGGTCTTcagtggggaaagaaaacaagtgtgACTACAAAACATCAAAACTTAGCAGTGTACTGCTAAGTGTACTTCCAAGATCCACTTCTGTCTTCTcacaaagaacaaagaaaaaaaaatattaaccatCTCCTGGTATACTAACTGGAAAAATATATCTTTGATATTAACATGTCCAAAATGATGGCAACAAATCTAGGAGTATGAAAACATACTCTTACTAGGAAATCTAAATAAGGCAATAAAGATCTCAGCACAGTTCCGATCCACCTGGCCTTTTCGAACAATTACACACTGTAGGGATATTCAGGGCAAGAATCTAAGGAACAATTTGGATTAAGGAAGTTTTGTACTTGGATTTTGAAAAGGCTCAGAGCAAGCAGCTTAGAAGCGGAAACCTAAGTATCCACATGAGATGTCACAGACtgataaataatgaaaacaaaggcTTCAAACACCAATCATGGATTCTCAGTTAGTGTACTGTACTTCTGGGTTAGTGGATATCCACAAAGGTCTAACAGGAAGCTCAGGAGAGATGTAACTGAAAGCTGATCCTCTTACTTACTACAGTTTGAAGTGTACAACCTCAGGGCTTAAGACATTCACTAAATTTTAACAAAACAAGGCAGTGAATATAGTAACAGTTTGCATGTCACTTATAGCAACCTCTTCTTTAACCAAggagcaaaaaaataaaagatacaaaCACAGCATGACCAAACAACTTCTATTTTCCACAGGTGAAAGTCTCCCAGTTGTTCAACTTAAAACAATACAGCACGGCATTGCTCACAGTGTAGTCACTCACACATTCTCTTATTCTGGAGGTTAAATTTTCCACAGCTGCTTCAAAGCGGTGAGCTCTTTGTTTCTGGGACCTGATTGCTTTTTTCAGAGCAGTCTTCTTTTGCTCACTTGTTTCCTTTAAGGCTAACATCTGGTGCTTGTATTCACCAACTTGAAGTTTCCACTCTGCTATTTTCTTTTCTAGAGTCTGCAGCATAATTAAACATCAACTCTTTTCAAATTCTATACCTTACAGATCATTTTGTGACATAACATAATCAGGAACACCAATTACATTTATAATCTGTTTGAATAATGTCTTTGTATCTCAAATCTTGTGGTTGATACAAGGAGCTAGCCAACATACATACAGCAGTAGGCAAGAGAAAATACATGTTGGGAAACTCATTACAAAGATGATCAAGAGACGAGGTCGAGAAGGTGCAGAAGCAGGCAGCAGTAAGGGGAAAGACAGCAATATAACCATCGCTGTGTGCTCGTGGAAATGAATGCAGAATTTCAATACAGAAGGCATGGCATGGATGTTAAACCTATTaatgaggaggaaaataaaagtggTTTCATCATCCTTAGTGGCTGATTTCTGGAAAGAATATCACCTTAATGATGCCACTAGTGATATTCACTGATGTAGTACTAGTCTGTGCTCTGAATCTATAGTGAGCACACACATAACGAAGGCTGGAGATCAGTATAACTGCGTAAGAGATTTGAATATGAAAGTTAAGgtcttggatttgggtttttttaagtctagAAGATAGGAAAGGCCAGGGTCTTTCCTTGAATAGACGTATTATGATATGGTCTGTGATTAGATGACCATTTACTATTTTCTTGCAAGATCTCTGACTTTTTCCCATGCATATAATAGCAGGGAATTACAGGGAATTTAATAAACAAAGATGTGACTTGCAGGGGGCAGCAGAAGAACACCTTCAATAAATAGAGCAAATAGAAAATCTGAGACTATGTACAGACTTCTTGAACTGTTGGTATAAGTAAACAACTGTTATCCCTTGTTATAACCACAGGAGGTCACAATCACACTAAGAATAAGTGCTTTGGGCATTATTCAGTGGCTGAGGTAAATTTAAATTGAGAATTAATTTCATAAGGGTAATGCTAAACTTTTGCAAGCTTTTGTCCAGATATTAACAAAATCATCACCAGGATTTAAGTTAGCAACTGACTTCAGCACTTTTTGAAAAGCAAACGaacaaaacttttaaataaagaCTTGAATGAAAATACAGTTGTATACCAAGTTACTTTATCTAATGAAAATGCTGTTGGAATTCTATAATTGTACTAGGGAGAACAAGAAAGCcatttttattcagaagaaaacttgAAGTATTTAAACAGACATAGACATAGGTGACTTTTTTGAAATTGAGTTGCTATAGGTTCCTTAACAACTTCAAATGATACAATTAATAGGGGATGTATGCCACtaaaaaaagtttggaaataagaaatacattattttttagcTGATGTTCTCTCATTCATGCCTATGTTCTTGACAAGTTTCAAATACTGAAATCTGAGGCCACATACAGCTCCAGCCTCTGACACATGACCTCTTCCTTGCCTTGTTCTAAAGCCAGTAACTGATGCAAATGTCCAAATTTACCTCTTGCCTTTtagaacagaaaatggaaaatttcacCTACTTTAAACAAAGTGAGGTTAGGCATTAATCTTAAGCGTTTCTCTTTCAGTCAGTATTAAGAGGTTTATTGATTCCTTCACAGTCAATAAAGAGGTGGTGATTCATCACCCTTATCTTACACCAGAAGCTCATCCTGGGGACTTGCCTATCTCTTTCTATTGACTATATGGAGAATGCCTCAGGATCGGTATCTATCTTCTAGATAGCACAGCTGGGTGAGTGCAAATGCTTCTATGTGTGCTTAACTTCTCTTCAGCAGAACTGCTAGTATGCACAAgttgagaaaagaagaaaaaaatccacccttGCAATTAAGATAATGTGGTCAGGCAGATTGAGCAGAATATAAATGCTAATGATTTTtactgtttgggatttttttttttactaagagTTTGATGTCAAGTAATACTTAAAGATTTAACTCTCACATCTGAGTTAAACTTTAACCACAGTAAGGCTTTGCTAATTTTTTCAAATGAACTGAAACACAAGTAAAAATATGCTGAcctgtattttcacttttaattcctcattttctacttcttttctttGAATCTGACATTGCAGGTGAGCTTGTACTGCCTTTACTGATCTTGACAGGTGGTCTTCTTTCTGTACATTGAcctaagaaagagaaataaacacaaaTCTATTGGTCTATGGAGATATGCCATATAATGCTACCTATATTCTACTTTGCCTTAGTTTCTAACTGACATTGAATGCCCTCAAAAGCTGGAAAAGATAAAGCATGCTCTACAAGTATATTCACAAGAAGTAACTTTTTACTAATGTTATTCATGTTAAACAGAAATCACAAACTTGAAAGAACGTATGTATAATTGATGCCTCATATTTAATCTGACTCTTAGTATGAACAAGGCCTGGAAGCATGAACTCAGAAATCCAGGCTGAGCAAAGGCATCTAGCTAGCACGTAGACCAAAATTAAGTCACACTGATCAGCTCTGCCATGACTAATTAGACCTGAActgatttttcattaaatacCAAAAGACCACCATCTGCTATTAGAAGTATTCATACACTTAATTCAAACGCtagtttgggggggtgggggggtgggatgtGTACATAAAGCATAACAGAAGAGGCAACTTATGTCACCAGAACTGAGATCAGATGTTTCTATGAAATATCTTGCAACTTGACTCCTTTGGCTTGTTCtaaataagaaataatgaaaacaggtGGGAAGAAGTCATATTATCAGGATAGACTAGAGGGGCATTGTAATGCACCAGTGCAAGTGTTCATTATATATACCAGTAAGAAAGGCAGATTCAGACTCAGCCAGGTATTgataaaaatgccatttattGGAGATAACATAAGAAGGAACAAGAGGATAGCACAGATAATCATTtatcccttcagatgctgggcaCCCCAAATTGTTCAACATTAGACACATCTCTAGTCAGGGCATAGCATGCTGCGCAGATCCCATCAACGCTGTGGTTTACTGGTGTTGTAGTCTTCAGAATCTTTATAGGCTTTTCTATTCAGCACTTCTACTCTGAAGCAAAAGGATGTTTCTATGAAAACATGCTGCTCCACTTCAAGATAAAGACAAGGACATGCCAATGGCCAGGTGCGAAAGGAGGCACCCCCAAAGGCTCCTCTAGTACAATTAGCTGGCTAAGTTTACCCTGCAGCCAAGTGGTATGTTCTCTTGGTTAAGCGAAGATAAATTCTCAAAGAACCATGGCTCTCAACAAACCCCAAGGAGTTACAAGATCAAAGTACACCACTGTCCCCTTAAAGGTTTAACTGAGCCTACTCTGTCCCTCACTAACACTGAACCACACTGCATTGCATACACATAAAGTGCACTTTGGTATACAAGCATAGATCGCTAAACTaccagtaaaataattttgaaacttttataGTACCTTCTTCTACAGGACAGACAATTCTTCTCTTCCTGTTTCGGTTTCTGCACCGAGCCCCTTCCTTTAATTCAAAGAGTGAAGGAGGTCTCGTCAGCCTTTGATGATACTAGCTCTGCTGTCAGTACTACCTCTCCCTATTCATAGAGCTCAAAGAGCCACGGAAACTAACTGTGAATGGTACCTGTTTAGTTCACTCTGTATTACTTcactgtcagtatttttttccagaactaTTGGAAATCTGTAAATGAGAAGCCAAAAGCCATTAGTCTAGATGTATGGCCCTCCCTGAACCATAAGATATTAGTGTCAAGGATAACCTGTATTCTTAATAGGTTTGGATACAGTCTTGATGGTTTTAAGATATTTCTGTAGTGAACATCTTTCAGGGTTTTCCTGCTTTTCATAGATCTctgaaataattgcttttctctaAAATTTGTAAATGAGAACCTAGTACACTGGGAGAAAACTTTCATTCCAACAGAACTGGTCACTCACTTTTTCAAGCTGAAGCCTGGATGAAAGCTCTTTAACATGCTTCTCcctttcaagtatttttctcctgagattcttcatggaaaaaaaaacccaaagaaattattttaatgtctgTACACAACAATCCAACAGTAATACACACTGATGAACATTTCATCTGTAAAACTAAGATTACATTTTGTAGTGATAAACCACAAATACTTCCACTTTGCCACTCTCACTTGAAATTGTACAATCCCGTGGTGTAGCCATTTTAAGATGTacagcacagaacaaaaaagagacagaaattttAGTTTACTTACAGTATTTTGGGTTTCGTTTTCACTTATCTTCTGCATCAAAGCGTCAATGTTTTTACTGTTTAACTGCAAGACAGAAgcaggaaacattaaaaaatcgCTTCCTATTATAATTGATTTAGCATTTTTTTCAACAGTTGAATTTTGTACATATAATTTGCTATGTTTTCAAATTTGGTACATATGAATATAAAAGCTCACATACTCACAAGCTACTTAGATTTGGTGGTTTAAACCTAAAGATTCAATTTATTTTGTGCATAGAACTTTGtagctgaagaaaacaaattaggGTCTTTCCATACACCAATTTCTTTACTTTAGCTAAAAGGACGCTAAATACCATAAATCCTTAAGTGTTATTTAAACACCTAGTCAAATAGTAAAAGCATTTGTACAACTTGTAATAATTTAAAGATTAAGTATTAAAGTCTTTCAGGAACTTCAGTTAGATAAGAGAATTTGAAGACTGAACAAGAAAGCATAGCCTGGGAGATCACAAAAATCAACCTACATTAACTGTTATTAACTGTCCCTACAATATTATCAACTaaacttctcattttaaaatgtctaattttTGGGGTGGGGTaactttccattaaaaagaaaaaaaaaaaatttgtgggACTTTCATTGCACTAGTGAGAGGATAAACCCACTGCCTCAAAGGAGAAACTTTGGCATCAGAAGTTTTACAACTCCTTGCAAAGCATTCATCTTATCCTGTCCTGCATGTAATTCCTCAGAATGTTCTGTAATCTTGATCCAATGTTTATCTGTAAAGTCAGTACATGGACCCCAATTCTGCATCCAGATTTCCACCTCCCCATAAACACTGTATTCAGTAGTAGTCCTATCCTTTCCTGACTGCACTGAGTCAGATTTGCTATCAGCAAAAATCTAACATATAAACAGGAATGGTGTTTTATGATCCCACAGTAATTTATCAGCAAAAATAACAGGGCTTAGAAGACTTCCCAGAATTGAAAAGTGACTGGAAACCTAAATTATCCATACCATCTTTCCACTCTCAGGAAAATTGTCTTCCCCACAGTTAGTTATCTATGAACTTTCTCTCAAATGATCAACAAAAAGCCTCATGCTGTAAGACAGCTAGCATTGTCTATGAAAACCTGAAAATCAAGAAtattgtgtctttaaaaaaaatcagaagaaacacCCATCTGTTAGCTTGCAAGAACAAAAGGTTAGCTTTATGACTTCTGAAAGAAAGCTAACAAAGTCAGCaatgacatttaattttaaaagaaatctacATTCTTCACCAGGTTTCTGTGC
It encodes the following:
- the ODF2L gene encoding protein BCAP isoform X3, whose amino-acid sequence is MSSSLQPSSSLHVHNCTAPLLDFDLQEKFLHATELNSKNIDALMQKISENETQNTNLRRKILEREKHVKELSSRLQLEKVNVQKEDHLSRSVKAVQAHLQCQIQRKEVENEELKVKIQTLEKKIAEWKLQVGEYKHQMLALKETSEQKKTALKKAIRSQKQRAHRFEAAVENLTSRIRECEVKLSEILSASDICKSQHDRMVGGKTTLQIETEDLRKQITSLLEDLKRKEEWRRNSDEGILGKLNSVNSENEKIYLENEKLKASLATLENSTVSVESELLNLQEEAKLQENLAEQYKNQVRDKTEAELKELEHVCDLWKAAEEKHQGYQGKLTSPERIHAPKCAILRELQVQEEDTVDSLGSHSLEEENRNIQNKYENLKRQLEKMEFQNEELACQLRKEDERLQCSKLQLEEKIAEYNGLTRQLESALEEGRKMVAEELEKMSYKDQALQTKMLILETEVREGQEEKKKLLCLFHHNEKHREVRLKELENSLQKSENKNQSIQNYVQFLKASYITMFG
- the ODF2L gene encoding protein BCAP isoform X2, which encodes MSSSLQPSSSLHVHNCTAPLLDFDLQEKFLHATELNSKNIDALMQKISENETQNTVNVQKEDHLSRSVKAVQAHLQCQIQRKEVENEELKVKIQTLEKKIAEWKLQVGEYKHQMLALKETSEQKKTALKKAIRSQKQRAHRFEAAVENLTSRIRECEVKLSEILSASDICKSQHDRMVGGKTTLQIETEDLRKQITSLLEDLKRKEEWRRNSDEGILGKLNSVNSENEKIYLENEKLKASLATLENSTVSVESELLNLQEEAKLQENLAEQYKNQVQKLQRAVEELKSKYETVLNENKRIKENKCLELDKVRDKTEAELKELEHVCDLWKAAEEKHQGYQGKLTSPERIHAPKCAILRELQVQEEDTVDSLGSHSLEEENRNIQNKYENLKRQLEKMEFQNEELACQLRKEDERLQCSKLQLEEKIAEYNGLTRQLESALEEGRKMVAEELEKMSYKDQALQTKMLILETEVREGQEEKKKLLCLFHHNEKHREVRLKELENSLQKSENKNQSIQNYVQFLKASYITMFG
- the ODF2L gene encoding protein BCAP isoform X1, whose translation is MSSSLQPSSSLHVHNCTAPLLDFDLQEKFLHATELNSKNIDALMQKISENETQNTNLRRKILEREKHVKELSSRLQLEKVNVQKEDHLSRSVKAVQAHLQCQIQRKEVENEELKVKIQTLEKKIAEWKLQVGEYKHQMLALKETSEQKKTALKKAIRSQKQRAHRFEAAVENLTSRIRECEVKLSEILSASDICKSQHDRMVGGKTTLQIETEDLRKQITSLLEDLKRKEEWRRNSDEGILGKLNSVNSENEKIYLENEKLKASLATLENSTVSVESELLNLQEEAKLQENLAEQYKNQVQKLQRAVEELKSKYETVLNENKRIKENKCLELDKVRDKTEAELKELEHVCDLWKAAEEKHQGYQGKLTSPERIHAPKCAILRELQVQEEDTVDSLGSHSLEEENRNIQNKYENLKRQLEKMEFQNEELACQLRKEDERLQCSKLQLEEKIAEYNGLTRQLESALEEGRKMVAEELEKMSYKDQALQTKMLILETEVREGQEEKKKLLCLFHHNEKHREVRLKELENSLQKSENKNQSIQNYVQFLKASYITMFG
- the ODF2L gene encoding protein BCAP isoform X4, translating into MSSSLQPSSSLHVHNCTAPLLDFDLQEKFLHATELNSKNIDALMQKISENETQNTNLRRKILEREKHVKELSSRLQLEKVNVQKEDHLSRSVKAVQAHLQCQIQRKEVENEELKVKIQTLEKKIAEWKLQVGEYKHQMLALKETSEQKKTALKKAIRSQKQRAHRFEAAVENLTSRIRECEVKLSEILSASDICKSQHDRMVGGKTTLQIETEDLRKQITSLLEDLKRKEEWRRNSDEGILGKLNSVNSENEKIYLENEKLKASLATLENSTVSVESELLNLQEEAKLQENLAEQYKNQVQKLQRAVEELKSKYETVLNENKRIKENKCLELDKEEDTVDSLGSHSLEEENRNIQNKYENLKRQLEKMEFQNEELACQLRKEDERLQCSKLQLEEKIAEYNGLTRQLESALEEGRKMVAEELEKMSYKDQALQTKMLILETEVREGQEEKKKLLCLFHHNEKHREVRLKELENSLQKSENKNQSIQNYVQFLKASYITMFG